A region of Rhizorhabdus wittichii RW1 DNA encodes the following proteins:
- a CDS encoding NAD-dependent epimerase/dehydratase (PFAM: NAD-dependent epimerase/dehydratase; NmrA family protein), with protein sequence MKIAIIGATGNVGRRLVDELERRGHEVTGIARSRPADDPGVPLRLADANDPAALATAIAGQDAVMLAGRFVSTNADAIVAAVKRAGVPRLLVVGGAGTLFATPGVQLIDMGVIPEAFLPEVSAGRDFLEGLKRSDVDWTFLSPAASFVPGERTGRYRLGGDDLMRDASGDSRISYEDLAMALVDELEQPRHSRRRFSIAY encoded by the coding sequence ATGAAGATCGCGATCATCGGCGCCACCGGCAATGTCGGCCGGCGGCTCGTCGACGAACTCGAACGGCGCGGGCACGAGGTGACGGGCATCGCCCGGTCGCGGCCCGCCGACGACCCCGGCGTGCCGCTGCGGCTGGCCGACGCCAATGATCCGGCGGCGCTGGCGACGGCGATCGCCGGGCAGGACGCGGTGATGCTGGCGGGGCGCTTCGTCTCGACCAATGCCGATGCGATCGTCGCGGCGGTGAAGCGCGCCGGCGTGCCCCGGCTGCTGGTCGTCGGCGGCGCGGGCACATTGTTCGCGACGCCGGGCGTGCAGTTGATCGACATGGGGGTGATCCCCGAGGCCTTCCTGCCCGAAGTGTCGGCGGGCCGCGATTTCCTGGAGGGGCTCAAGCGCAGCGACGTCGACTGGACCTTCCTATCGCCCGCGGCCAGTTTCGTCCCCGGCGAGCGCACCGGCCGCTACCGGCTGGGCGGCGACGATCTGATGCGCGACGCGTCGGGCGACAGCCGCATCTCCTATGAGGACCTGGCGATGGCGCTGGTCGACGAGTTGGAGCAGCCGCGGCACAGCCGGCGGCGTTTCTCGATCGCCTATTGA
- a CDS encoding TonB-dependent receptor (PFAM: TonB-dependent receptor; TonB-dependent receptor, plug), with the protein MKTHALLLAGVALGTCIAMPAFAQAAPDADTDTGLQDIVVTAQRQSQSLQRVPIAVTAVTAGDLASRQITNTLNLESAVPNLTLTQNGVSVTPFLRGVGSNQSNPNDEASVATYIDGVYIPSVTGNIFKFNNVERIEVLKGPQGTLFGRNATGGVIQIVTRDPDIDAPLLDVSIGAGKYGTIEANGYASTGLGEKAAIDLAVSFDRNDGYGKDINRNADIFKHNQLGLRSKLLFKPGENTEIRLTADYSRLNSTGTDYQLRQGVIGADGVTSYPGKRRTNTDWKNTGDNDIYGASLRIDQDMGFARLASITGYRHVKGDFHLDQDATPTPIVQADINQFAESYSQELQLLAPTDSKIDWLVGGYYFHAKYAYTPLRLGGLAAAPLPAIDLFGDQKTKSLSIYGQATVPVTATTKITGGLRYTYEKQDTDGRTESGGVVFPHAPNALCPGATTDCPQSQDIKKLTWRVSIDQELGDGVLGYLSYNRGIKSGGFNMINAGTPGYKPEILDAYEAGLKMQLFDRRVRLNAAAFIYDYQDIQVFNITGGGAVLTTNAAAARVHGFDADIAIKATSNLTLSGGFGWLDGKYTDFPNATYTPPSPLMGPQVPIDATGNRMIYAPKYSGNVTVDYRMPTSVGEFGVNVSAAVRSRVFVTAANRLAIPGYTVVNSTLSWTSQDQRFGAQFWVRNLFDKDYYLNRTEQALGDIQFLAPPRTIGVTLSFKSR; encoded by the coding sequence ATGAAGACTCATGCACTATTGCTGGCGGGTGTCGCTCTCGGGACCTGCATCGCGATGCCGGCCTTTGCGCAGGCCGCGCCCGATGCCGACACGGATACGGGCCTGCAGGACATCGTCGTCACCGCGCAGCGCCAGTCGCAGTCGCTGCAGCGCGTCCCGATCGCGGTGACCGCGGTGACGGCCGGCGACCTCGCGTCGCGGCAGATCACCAACACGCTCAACCTCGAATCGGCGGTGCCGAACCTGACCCTGACCCAGAACGGCGTGTCGGTGACGCCGTTCCTGCGCGGCGTCGGATCGAACCAGTCCAACCCGAACGACGAGGCGTCGGTCGCGACCTATATCGACGGCGTCTACATCCCGTCGGTGACCGGCAACATCTTCAAGTTCAACAATGTCGAGCGGATCGAGGTGCTGAAGGGGCCGCAGGGCACGCTGTTCGGCCGCAACGCCACCGGCGGCGTCATCCAGATCGTCACCCGCGATCCCGACATCGACGCGCCGCTGCTCGACGTCAGCATCGGCGCCGGCAAATACGGCACGATCGAGGCCAATGGCTATGCCTCGACCGGGCTGGGCGAGAAGGCCGCGATCGACCTGGCGGTCAGCTTCGACCGCAACGACGGCTATGGCAAGGACATCAACCGCAACGCCGACATCTTCAAGCACAACCAGCTCGGCCTGCGCTCCAAGCTGCTGTTCAAGCCGGGCGAGAACACCGAGATCCGGCTGACCGCCGACTATAGCCGGCTCAATTCGACCGGCACCGACTATCAGCTCCGCCAGGGCGTGATCGGCGCCGACGGCGTCACCAGCTATCCCGGCAAGCGCCGCACCAACACCGACTGGAAGAACACCGGCGACAACGACATCTACGGCGCGTCGCTGCGCATCGACCAGGACATGGGCTTCGCGCGGCTCGCCAGCATCACCGGCTATCGCCACGTCAAGGGCGACTTCCACCTCGACCAGGACGCGACGCCGACGCCGATCGTCCAGGCCGACATCAACCAGTTCGCCGAGAGCTATTCGCAGGAGCTCCAGCTCCTCGCGCCGACGGATTCGAAGATCGACTGGCTGGTCGGCGGTTATTATTTCCACGCCAAATATGCCTATACGCCGCTCCGCCTCGGCGGCCTCGCGGCGGCACCGCTGCCCGCGATCGACCTGTTCGGCGATCAGAAGACCAAGTCGCTGTCGATCTACGGCCAGGCGACCGTGCCGGTCACCGCGACGACCAAGATCACCGGCGGCCTGCGCTACACCTATGAGAAGCAGGATACGGACGGCCGCACCGAGAGCGGCGGCGTCGTCTTCCCGCACGCGCCCAACGCGCTCTGCCCGGGGGCGACCACCGACTGCCCGCAGTCGCAGGACATCAAGAAGCTGACCTGGCGCGTCTCGATCGACCAGGAACTGGGCGACGGCGTGCTCGGCTATCTCTCCTACAACCGCGGCATCAAGAGCGGCGGCTTCAACATGATCAACGCCGGCACCCCCGGCTACAAGCCCGAGATCCTCGACGCCTATGAGGCGGGGCTGAAGATGCAGCTGTTCGACCGCAGGGTGCGCCTGAACGCCGCCGCCTTCATCTACGACTATCAGGACATCCAGGTGTTCAACATCACCGGCGGCGGCGCGGTGCTGACCACCAACGCGGCGGCGGCGCGGGTCCACGGCTTCGACGCCGACATCGCGATCAAGGCGACGTCGAACCTGACGCTGAGCGGCGGCTTCGGCTGGCTCGACGGCAAGTATACCGACTTCCCCAACGCGACCTACACGCCGCCGTCGCCGCTGATGGGGCCGCAGGTGCCGATCGACGCCACCGGCAACCGCATGATCTACGCGCCAAAATATAGCGGCAATGTCACCGTCGACTATCGCATGCCGACCAGCGTCGGCGAGTTCGGGGTCAACGTCTCGGCGGCGGTGCGCAGCCGGGTGTTCGTGACGGCGGCCAACCGGCTGGCGATCCCGGGCTACACGGTGGTCAACTCGACGCTGAGCTGGACCTCGCAGGACCAGCGCTTCGGCGCGCAATTCTGGGTCCGCAACCTGTTCGACAAGGATTATTACCTGAACCGCACCGAGCAGGCGCTCGGCGACATCCAGTTCCTGGCGCCGCCGCGCACGATCGGCGTGACGCTCAGCTTCAAGAGCCGCTAA
- a CDS encoding NADH:flavin oxidoreductase/NADH oxidase (PFAM: NADH:flavin oxidoreductase/NADH oxidase): MTGRHSLHDRLTFRRGPPMANRLALAPLTNLQSNDDGTLSEDELGWLVKRAEGGFGMVMTCGATTHPLGKGFPRQLGVHDDIHLPGLERLARALRACGAVSSVQLQHSGMRAARELIDGAPVGVADDPARGVRGLSTGEVEQAIEDFVQAGLRAEAAGFDGVEVHGAHGYLPCQFLDIRRNRRDDRYGGSPENRARMLLDIVAGLRDRAGPGFQIGVRLSPENYGVDLGEIRALAARLMREGRVDYLDISCWDTAKRPEDPAYRERPLMGWFTDLDRHGARLGVAGKLRTGGDARRCLDQGADFVLIGRGAILHHDFARRVHEDGDFRSAPLPVSRDHLAREGLGEHFIDYMASWEGFVEQPQALRERRRRP; the protein is encoded by the coding sequence GTGACGGGTCGACATTCGCTGCATGACCGGCTCACATTCCGTCGCGGGCCGCCGATGGCCAACCGTCTCGCGCTCGCGCCGCTCACCAACCTCCAGAGCAATGACGACGGCACCCTCAGCGAGGACGAGCTGGGCTGGCTGGTGAAGCGCGCCGAAGGCGGCTTCGGCATGGTGATGACCTGCGGGGCGACGACCCACCCGCTTGGCAAGGGCTTCCCCCGCCAGCTCGGCGTGCATGACGACATCCATCTGCCCGGGCTCGAACGGCTGGCGCGCGCCTTGCGGGCGTGCGGCGCGGTGTCGTCGGTCCAGCTCCAGCATTCGGGGATGCGCGCGGCGCGCGAGCTGATCGACGGGGCGCCGGTCGGCGTGGCCGACGATCCGGCGCGCGGCGTGCGCGGCCTGTCGACCGGCGAGGTCGAACAGGCGATCGAGGATTTCGTCCAGGCCGGGCTGCGCGCCGAGGCGGCCGGCTTCGACGGCGTCGAGGTCCACGGCGCCCACGGCTATCTGCCGTGCCAGTTCCTCGACATTCGCCGCAACCGGCGGGACGATCGCTATGGCGGCTCGCCCGAGAACCGGGCGCGGATGCTGCTCGACATCGTCGCCGGCCTGCGCGACCGGGCGGGGCCCGGCTTCCAGATCGGCGTCCGCCTGTCGCCCGAGAATTACGGTGTCGACCTGGGCGAGATCCGCGCGCTCGCCGCGCGGCTGATGCGCGAGGGGCGGGTCGACTATCTCGACATCTCCTGCTGGGACACGGCCAAGCGGCCCGAGGACCCGGCCTATCGGGAGCGGCCGCTGATGGGCTGGTTCACCGATCTCGACCGGCACGGCGCGCGGCTCGGCGTCGCGGGCAAGCTGCGGACCGGGGGCGATGCGCGCCGCTGTCTCGACCAGGGCGCCGATTTCGTGCTGATCGGGCGCGGCGCGATCCTGCACCATGATTTCGCGCGGCGGGTGCATGAGGACGGCGATTTCCGAAGCGCGCCCTTGCCCGTCAGCCGCGACCACCTGGCGCGCGAAGGGCTGGGCGAGCATTTCATCGATTATATGGCGAGTTGGGAAGGCTTCGTGGAGCAGCCCCAGGCGCTGCGGGAGAGAAGGAGACGGCCATGA
- a CDS encoding aldehyde dehydrogenase (PFAM: aldehyde dehydrogenase), with the protein MTTKDALLDRVKRGRFLIDGTWIEPGDRRRFDIVTPSDESLYASVPCATADDVARAVAAARRAFDEGPWPGLAPAERGAVLDRLADAIDARSDLFATIWTHEVGGVLTHGGHMVAASTAVIRDYARLGRDFPFIERQAPTAGGAVGMLVHEPVGVVGAIIPWNGPILMLASKIAPALVAGCTLVVKTSPEAPLEAVLLGEIVEELGLPPGVVNILMADREESELLVRNPDVDKISFTGSSAVGQHVASICGGRMARATLELGGKSAAVVLDDSPLDVVVGAIAPQVGMLAMQFCSALSRVIVPAHRHDDLLDGLAAALRQVKVGDPFDAATQMGPMAMKRQLDRARSFIDSGKADGFTLAAGGGRPAGLDRGYYLEPTLFGHVRNDARIAQEEIFGPVIAVIPARDEEEAIRLANQSDFGLNSSVFTRDAERAMAVARRLRAGTVGHNAFRSDFGIAFGGFKKSGIGREGGRPGLMPYLEAKTVIMDEAPAELA; encoded by the coding sequence ATGACCACCAAGGACGCATTGCTCGACCGCGTGAAGCGCGGCCGTTTCCTGATCGACGGAACGTGGATCGAGCCCGGCGACCGCCGCCGCTTCGACATCGTCACGCCGTCCGACGAGAGCCTCTACGCCTCGGTGCCCTGCGCCACCGCCGACGACGTCGCCCGCGCGGTCGCCGCCGCCCGCCGCGCGTTCGACGAGGGGCCCTGGCCCGGCCTCGCCCCGGCCGAGCGCGGCGCGGTCCTCGACCGGCTGGCCGACGCGATCGACGCGCGGAGCGATCTGTTCGCGACGATCTGGACGCATGAGGTGGGCGGCGTCCTCACCCATGGCGGCCATATGGTCGCCGCCTCGACCGCGGTGATCCGCGACTATGCGCGCCTGGGCCGCGACTTCCCCTTCATCGAGCGCCAGGCGCCGACCGCCGGCGGCGCGGTCGGGATGCTGGTCCATGAGCCGGTCGGCGTGGTCGGCGCGATCATCCCGTGGAACGGGCCGATCCTGATGCTCGCGTCGAAGATCGCGCCCGCGCTGGTCGCCGGCTGCACGCTGGTGGTGAAGACCTCGCCCGAGGCGCCGCTCGAAGCCGTGCTGCTGGGCGAGATCGTCGAGGAGCTCGGCCTGCCGCCGGGCGTGGTCAACATCCTGATGGCGGACCGCGAGGAGTCGGAACTGCTCGTCCGCAACCCCGACGTCGACAAGATCAGCTTCACCGGATCGAGCGCGGTCGGCCAGCATGTCGCCTCGATCTGCGGCGGCCGGATGGCCCGCGCGACGCTGGAACTGGGCGGCAAGTCGGCCGCGGTCGTCCTCGACGACTCGCCGCTCGACGTCGTCGTCGGCGCGATCGCGCCGCAGGTCGGCATGCTGGCGATGCAGTTCTGCTCGGCGCTCAGCCGGGTGATCGTCCCCGCGCACCGCCATGACGATCTGCTCGACGGCCTCGCCGCCGCGCTCCGCCAGGTCAAGGTCGGCGATCCGTTCGACGCCGCGACCCAGATGGGCCCGATGGCGATGAAGCGACAGCTCGACCGCGCCCGATCCTTCATCGACAGCGGCAAGGCCGACGGCTTCACCCTCGCGGCCGGCGGCGGACGCCCGGCCGGCCTCGATCGCGGCTATTATCTGGAGCCCACCCTGTTCGGCCATGTCCGCAACGACGCCCGGATCGCGCAGGAGGAGATTTTCGGACCCGTCATCGCCGTGATCCCGGCGCGCGACGAGGAGGAGGCTATCCGCCTCGCCAACCAGAGCGACTTCGGGCTCAACAGCTCGGTGTTCACCCGCGACGCCGAGCGCGCCATGGCGGTCGCCCGGCGGCTGCGCGCCGGCACGGTCGGCCATAACGCCTTCCGCAGCGACTTCGGCATCGCCTTCGGCGGCTTCAAGAAATCGGGCATCGGCCGCGAGGGCGGCCGGCCGGGACTGATGCCCTATCTGGAGGCCAAGACGGTGATCATGGACGAAGCGCCGGCGGAGCTGGCCTGA
- a CDS encoding Pyrrolo-quinoline quinone (PFAM: Pyrrolo-quinoline quinone), translated as MRAIGGMGMKRLVIGLAGAAALAIAASHVTAQEGGSASTVSADEWPYYGRDEKEQRFSPLDQINRATVAKLGLAWSAELDSDRGQEATPIMVDGVIYVSTAWSLVYAFDAATGKQLWSYDPQVPRESLASACCDAVNRGVAVHGGKVFVGTLDGRLVAVDAKTGKLAWQVDTLAGQPKTMRYTITGAVRAVKDKVVIGNSGAEFGVRGFVTAYDAATGKLAWRFYLTPNPQGKPDGAASDEVLLARAQSTWGDGEWRNSGGGGTAWDALTYDPDADLLYIGAGNGGPFDYQVRSGGKGDNLFLSSIVAVDPDTGRYAWHYQTTPSDSWDYTATQQIMGARLVIGGKPRDVVMQAPKNGYFYVLDRKTGELLSARPFAPVTWSTGIDMTTGRPILAKNVHYQDGPSIQQPGPFGAHSWQAMSYSPRTGLVYIPVQLTPGEYEKLPAFQHRPIGQNAGIAMKEFPEDQLDAIRKAMTGQLLAWDPVAQAARWSVPKRYFVNGGTLATAGDLVFQGDMEGMLAAYDAASGAKLWSFDAGTAIIAPPISYRIKGQQYVAVLSGFGGAGALVGRVVPDNPRRNGRLLVFKLGGTAKLTREPPAPRAPIDVTGLTSTGDPDAGMAEYDRTCTVCHGGNASVAYTADLRRSGALADPALWKAIVIDGALKDMGMVSFAQILTPQRAEDIRAYVLRQARKGQAAGK; from the coding sequence ATGCGCGCGATCGGGGGAATGGGCATGAAGCGTCTCGTCATCGGCCTCGCCGGCGCCGCCGCGCTCGCCATCGCCGCATCGCACGTCACCGCGCAGGAAGGCGGCAGCGCCTCGACCGTCAGCGCCGACGAATGGCCCTATTATGGCCGCGACGAGAAGGAACAGCGGTTCAGCCCGCTCGACCAGATCAACCGCGCCACCGTGGCGAAGCTCGGCCTCGCCTGGAGCGCGGAGCTCGACAGCGACCGGGGACAGGAGGCGACCCCGATCATGGTCGACGGGGTGATCTATGTCAGTACCGCCTGGTCGCTGGTCTACGCCTTCGACGCGGCGACCGGAAAGCAGCTCTGGTCCTACGATCCGCAGGTGCCGCGCGAGTCGCTCGCCAGCGCCTGTTGCGACGCGGTCAATCGCGGCGTCGCCGTGCACGGCGGCAAGGTGTTCGTCGGCACGTTGGACGGCCGCCTCGTCGCGGTCGACGCGAAGACCGGCAAGCTTGCCTGGCAGGTCGACACGCTCGCCGGTCAGCCCAAAACGATGCGCTACACCATCACCGGCGCGGTCCGCGCGGTGAAGGACAAGGTGGTGATCGGCAACAGCGGCGCCGAGTTCGGCGTGCGCGGCTTCGTCACCGCCTATGACGCCGCCACCGGCAAGCTCGCCTGGCGCTTCTACCTGACCCCCAATCCGCAGGGCAAGCCGGACGGAGCGGCGTCGGACGAGGTTCTGCTCGCCAGGGCGCAGTCGACCTGGGGCGACGGCGAATGGCGCAACAGCGGCGGCGGCGGCACTGCCTGGGACGCGCTGACCTACGATCCAGACGCCGACCTGCTCTACATCGGCGCCGGCAATGGCGGACCGTTCGACTATCAGGTCCGCTCGGGCGGCAAGGGCGACAACCTGTTCCTGTCGTCGATCGTCGCGGTCGATCCCGACACCGGCAGATATGCCTGGCACTACCAGACCACCCCGTCCGACAGCTGGGATTATACCGCGACCCAGCAGATCATGGGCGCGCGCCTCGTCATCGGCGGCAAGCCACGCGACGTGGTGATGCAGGCGCCCAAGAACGGCTATTTCTATGTGCTCGACCGCAAGACGGGCGAGCTGCTCTCGGCCAGGCCGTTCGCGCCCGTCACCTGGTCGACCGGCATCGACATGACGACCGGCCGGCCAATCCTGGCGAAGAACGTCCATTATCAGGACGGCCCCTCGATCCAGCAGCCGGGACCGTTCGGCGCGCATAGCTGGCAGGCGATGTCGTACAGCCCGCGCACCGGGCTGGTCTATATCCCGGTCCAGCTCACCCCCGGCGAATATGAGAAGCTCCCCGCCTTCCAGCATCGCCCGATCGGCCAGAATGCCGGCATCGCGATGAAGGAATTCCCGGAGGACCAGCTCGACGCGATCCGCAAGGCGATGACCGGCCAGCTCCTCGCCTGGGACCCGGTCGCGCAAGCGGCGCGCTGGTCGGTGCCGAAGCGCTATTTCGTCAATGGCGGCACGCTGGCGACGGCCGGCGACCTGGTGTTCCAGGGCGACATGGAGGGCATGCTCGCCGCCTATGACGCGGCCAGCGGCGCGAAGCTCTGGTCGTTCGACGCCGGCACCGCGATCATCGCGCCGCCGATCAGCTACCGGATCAAGGGCCAGCAATATGTCGCCGTCCTCTCGGGGTTCGGCGGCGCCGGCGCGCTGGTCGGCCGGGTCGTGCCCGACAATCCGCGCCGCAACGGCCGGCTGCTGGTGTTCAAGCTCGGCGGCACGGCAAAGCTGACGCGCGAGCCCCCCGCCCCGCGCGCGCCGATCGACGTGACCGGACTGACCTCGACCGGCGATCCCGACGCGGGCATGGCCGAATATGACCGCACCTGCACGGTCTGCCACGGCGGCAACGCCTCGGTCGCCTACACCGCCGACCTGCGCCGCTCGGGCGCGCTCGCCGATCCGGCGCTGTGGAAGGCGATCGTGATCGACGGCGCGCTCAAGGACATGGGCATGGTGTCCTTCGCCCAGATCCTCACCCCGCAACGCGCCGAGGACATCCGCGCCTATGTGCTGCGCCAGGCGCGGAAGGGCCAGGCGGCGGGGAAGTAG
- a CDS encoding ferredoxin (PFAM: ferredoxin), which translates to MKISYLDQDGTRTDLDAGEGTNLMELAVRGGVTTIEGECGGALACATCHVHIPDEWRGVTGEPSDDEREMLEFGVGVDERSRLCCQIRVTAAMDGLVVLTPASQR; encoded by the coding sequence GTGAAGATCAGCTATCTCGATCAGGACGGCACCCGGACCGACCTCGACGCCGGCGAGGGCACCAACCTGATGGAACTGGCGGTGCGGGGCGGCGTCACCACGATCGAGGGCGAGTGCGGCGGCGCGCTCGCCTGCGCCACCTGCCACGTCCATATCCCCGACGAGTGGCGCGGCGTGACCGGCGAGCCGTCCGACGACGAGCGCGAGATGCTCGAGTTCGGCGTCGGCGTCGACGAGCGCAGCCGGCTGTGCTGCCAGATCCGCGTCACCGCGGCGATGGACGGGCTGGTCGTGCTGACGCCGGCCAGCCAGCGATAG
- a CDS encoding 3,4-dihydroxy-2-butanone 4-phosphate synthase (PFAM: 3,4-dihydroxy-2-butanone 4-phosphate synthase; GTP cyclohydrolase II), translated as MAAQDAIATIDEIVEEARNGRMFILVDDEDRENEGDLVIPAQMATPDAVNFMAREGRGLICLSMTRARVAELGLDPMSRDNRSPYETAFTVSIEAREGVTTGISAADRARTIATAIDAANGPDAIVTPGHVFPLIARDGGVLVRAGHTEAAVDIARLAGLNPSGVICEIMKDDGTMARMDDLIGFARRHGLKIGTIRDLIAYRLRRDHNLERVGEAPFHSIFGGDWTAVTFRNKAYDSEMLALVKGRVDPARPTLVRMHVVDVFTDMLGVEGERHGLLQSAMAEIAREGAGVIVMITQQMPNMLTRFVRRKADESPAKSDLEELRDYGVGAQILSALGVHDMILLTNSPRTLVALRGFALDVVGHRPMRSTAPRSWIR; from the coding sequence ATGGCCGCGCAGGACGCCATAGCGACCATCGACGAGATCGTCGAAGAGGCGCGCAACGGCCGCATGTTCATCCTGGTCGACGACGAGGACCGGGAGAATGAGGGCGACCTCGTCATCCCCGCGCAGATGGCGACGCCCGACGCGGTCAACTTCATGGCGCGCGAGGGGCGGGGGCTGATCTGCCTGTCGATGACGCGGGCGCGGGTGGCGGAACTGGGCCTGGACCCGATGAGCCGCGATAACCGATCGCCCTACGAGACCGCCTTCACCGTCTCGATCGAGGCGCGCGAGGGGGTGACCACCGGCATCTCCGCCGCCGACCGCGCCCGGACGATCGCGACCGCGATCGACGCCGCCAACGGCCCCGACGCGATCGTCACGCCGGGCCATGTCTTCCCGCTGATCGCGCGCGACGGCGGGGTGCTGGTGCGCGCGGGGCATACCGAGGCGGCCGTCGACATCGCCCGGCTGGCGGGGCTCAACCCGTCCGGCGTGATCTGCGAGATCATGAAGGACGACGGCACCATGGCGCGGATGGACGACCTGATCGGCTTCGCGCGCCGCCATGGGCTGAAGATCGGCACGATCCGCGACCTGATCGCCTATCGCCTGCGCCGCGACCATAATCTGGAGCGGGTGGGGGAGGCGCCCTTCCACAGCATCTTCGGCGGCGACTGGACCGCCGTCACCTTCCGCAACAAGGCCTATGACAGCGAGATGCTGGCGCTGGTCAAGGGCCGGGTCGACCCGGCCAGGCCGACGCTGGTGCGGATGCACGTCGTCGACGTGTTCACCGACATGCTGGGGGTGGAGGGCGAGCGCCACGGCCTGCTCCAGAGCGCGATGGCCGAGATCGCCCGCGAAGGGGCCGGCGTGATCGTGATGATCACCCAACAGATGCCGAACATGCTGACCCGCTTCGTCCGCCGCAAGGCCGACGAGAGCCCGGCCAAGAGCGACCTGGAGGAGCTGCGCGACTATGGCGTGGGGGCGCAGATATTGTCGGCGCTCGGCGTCCACGACATGATCCTGCTGACCAATTCGCCGCGCACGCTGGTGGCGTTGCGGGGCTTCGCGCTCGACGTCGTCGGGCATCGCCCGATGCGCAGCACCGCGCCGCGGAGCTGGATCCGGTGA